A window of the Pyrinomonadaceae bacterium genome harbors these coding sequences:
- a CDS encoding SIR2 family protein, producing MPSGQDFTASLYSLLFDSSFPLSAEERPIIHELFNEMPFEHVLEVCPNPRAAGDLLVELYGRNVPNAFHKALAAALGGGEVASLVTTNYDCCLEASLSLLQLRVRKIVTEDDAETFAPSLPTYFKIHGSSEPGLEHTAIRTLGEEHLLPAWKRSVLRDLLDHRTLVFIGYSGRDFELCPEISRIAPSKIVWISRNPAPPSVNAKLLLQNSDGHILSGDMNAVLHEWLGSAPAKLTTGMDVVTQQSLSKRFTHEQLKEWRLAILVRIGAPILALRTIETAGTLDRVIAKRQRGHALVSAGKCHSAAGDFLQASWQLYRRHGRAAAGDALLDVCDAYRIYGAVSRSWITFAAAAFLVDKQSRAKMLLKSALLLFAVHGFLPPTFARLRRWLRHCSVLVLRKCAMEALAKGNWLDFQQAGLVGLRLGIPLEDLAEGDFYPPPQPGEGYLQLGYFLAQSMALLDEVEKRPPNGRTAIERSELALAVSRQLHYCDVLGIAPQSWKLRAASRSCFDLDSGQEANYIDSMLTNFRACEFTRIMRSYWRRRMPLLRVR from the coding sequence ATGCCAAGCGGACAGGACTTTACAGCTTCACTCTACTCATTACTGTTTGATTCATCCTTTCCTCTTAGTGCTGAAGAACGTCCCATCATTCATGAGTTGTTCAATGAAATGCCGTTTGAGCACGTTCTTGAAGTATGTCCGAATCCTCGAGCGGCCGGCGATCTTTTGGTTGAACTGTACGGTAGAAACGTTCCAAACGCCTTTCATAAAGCGTTAGCAGCAGCGCTGGGAGGTGGCGAAGTTGCATCATTGGTAACCACCAATTATGACTGTTGCCTGGAAGCGAGCTTGAGTTTACTTCAGCTTCGAGTCCGGAAAATAGTCACCGAAGACGATGCCGAAACGTTCGCACCCTCCCTGCCGACTTACTTCAAGATTCATGGCTCTAGTGAACCAGGACTAGAACACACGGCAATTCGCACACTCGGTGAAGAACATTTGCTACCCGCTTGGAAGCGTTCAGTGTTAAGAGATCTTCTAGACCATAGGACGCTTGTCTTTATCGGGTATTCTGGGCGCGACTTCGAACTTTGTCCGGAGATATCTCGCATCGCACCCTCGAAGATTGTTTGGATCAGCCGTAACCCAGCCCCACCAAGCGTGAATGCCAAATTACTATTACAAAATTCAGACGGCCATATTTTGAGCGGCGATATGAACGCAGTCCTGCACGAGTGGCTAGGCTCTGCGCCCGCAAAGTTGACAACTGGCATGGATGTTGTGACTCAGCAGTCACTATCAAAGCGATTTACTCACGAGCAATTAAAGGAGTGGCGCCTGGCAATTCTTGTGAGAATCGGAGCCCCCATATTAGCGCTAAGGACAATCGAAACGGCAGGGACCTTGGATCGTGTAATCGCTAAACGCCAGCGTGGCCATGCTCTTGTAAGTGCCGGGAAGTGTCACTCAGCCGCGGGAGATTTTCTACAAGCGAGCTGGCAACTCTACAGGAGACATGGGCGCGCGGCAGCGGGCGATGCGCTGCTTGACGTTTGCGATGCCTATAGGATCTACGGTGCAGTCTCGCGCTCATGGATAACATTCGCGGCCGCAGCTTTTCTCGTTGACAAACAGTCTCGTGCCAAAATGCTCCTAAAGTCAGCTCTCTTACTCTTTGCTGTGCACGGTTTCCTGCCGCCTACGTTCGCACGACTGCGTCGATGGTTGCGTCACTGTTCAGTCCTTGTGTTGCGCAAATGTGCAATGGAGGCACTGGCTAAAGGAAACTGGCTTGATTTTCAACAGGCGGGTCTTGTGGGACTACGACTTGGAATACCTCTGGAAGACTTGGCAGAAGGCGATTTTTATCCCCCACCCCAGCCTGGAGAGGGGTATCTTCAACTTGGCTACTTTTTGGCGCAATCGATGGCGCTTCTGGACGAGGTCGAAAAGCGTCCGCCTAATGGTCGAACGGCCATAGAACGATCCGAACTTGCTTTGGCTGTCAGTCGCCAGTTGCATTACTGCGATGTATTAGGAATCGCGCCCCAATCGTGGAAACTACGGGCCGCGTCGCGGTCCTGCTTTGACTTAGACAGTGGACAAGAGGCCAACTACATTGACTCGATGCTGACTAATTTTCGCGCGTGCGAGTTTACACGCATCATGAGATCTTACTGGCGTCGACGTATGCCGCTTCTGAGAGTGCGGTAA
- a CDS encoding adenosylcobalamin-dependent ribonucleoside-diphosphate reductase, producing the protein MKSASGAKMEKVSENEILPANGSHASGVLQAGGMRTTLRRAIQPLGLNARKVVAKRYSLKDSKGTTIEEWSDIVARVVAHVSVAETNPAERDLFYNTMSDIMLAREFVPNTPCLVNAGKPNGQLAACFVLDVPDSIAGIMKTATDAAIIHQTGGGTGFTFEKLRPSGSMVSTTHGVASGPVSFMNIFNTTTDTVKQGGVRRGANMGMMRVTHPDVLRFIHAKNDQHSLTNFNISVNVTDKFLEAVDKNEWYQLEFGGETWNDPVFDPVTGRNYVVYRRPDGSTVTFRDKETFETADLSDALIEEPPAPGFVYAPDIWNRIISSAHKYAEPGIAFIDEVNRHNHMMNSMGPIMASNPCGEQFLHFANSCNLGSIDVNKFYNRENRVDWDRLAEVTHWTTRFLDNVIDTCAWPLPEINDVVKRTRPVGLGIMGFADLCLNLKITYGSPASIDLMDEVMGFIRKEAWTESMRLGAERGVFPELEANRDAYANFLYNDIGISREVPLTPRNYEVTTIAPTGTISLVAETSSGVEPNFSWAYVRKDTLGTRTYVHTLAAQALGMDVDQTDQASIDAAAAHVVEHEHELPGYFISAMSISAEQHVHVLAAAQRNVDNSVSKTCNGAVNDTIESVDHLYRLARQLGCKAVSYYRDGSRENQVLTSMKTEAKTESPTIVTTTTILDPTPDSALQTPDSPVLTEGRTESENEAAARRLAEAEAAARKQGAIRLERPRELRGATWRIPFDGQNLYVTVNHDDEMIQEVFATGPISGGVGMLASKMLRGGFDAAEVAYSLNKVTGTHAVWFNERLLTSPEQAVAECIMITNRRLKGHPDSARAMKTQPSLGTQSSGLPSQSSVLSPQSSTDTRHVVGAIMSTMISTCPECHGQLEHASGCDFCRDCGYSKCR; encoded by the coding sequence ATGAAATCAGCGAGTGGCGCGAAGATGGAAAAAGTGTCGGAAAACGAGATCCTCCCGGCGAACGGTTCGCACGCCTCCGGCGTGCTGCAGGCCGGAGGCATGCGTACCACTCTTCGCCGCGCGATTCAGCCGTTGGGTTTGAATGCGCGGAAGGTGGTCGCCAAACGCTACTCGCTGAAAGACTCCAAAGGAACCACAATTGAAGAATGGAGCGACATCGTAGCTCGCGTCGTCGCGCACGTGTCTGTCGCCGAAACCAATCCCGCCGAACGCGATCTTTTCTACAACACGATGTCGGACATCATGTTGGCGCGCGAGTTCGTGCCGAACACGCCGTGCCTGGTCAACGCGGGCAAGCCCAACGGGCAACTCGCCGCGTGCTTTGTGCTCGATGTCCCGGATTCGATTGCCGGCATCATGAAGACGGCCACCGACGCTGCAATTATTCATCAGACGGGCGGCGGTACCGGCTTCACTTTTGAGAAGCTTCGTCCCAGCGGTTCGATGGTCAGCACCACGCACGGCGTCGCCAGCGGCCCGGTGTCGTTCATGAACATCTTCAATACGACGACTGATACGGTGAAGCAGGGCGGGGTGCGCCGCGGCGCGAACATGGGCATGATGCGTGTCACGCATCCGGACGTGCTGCGTTTCATTCACGCGAAGAACGATCAGCACTCGCTCACGAACTTCAATATCTCAGTCAACGTTACCGACAAATTTCTTGAGGCAGTTGATAAGAACGAGTGGTATCAGCTCGAGTTCGGTGGCGAGACCTGGAACGATCCGGTTTTCGATCCCGTCACGGGCCGCAACTACGTCGTCTATCGCCGTCCCGACGGCTCGACCGTCACCTTCCGCGACAAAGAGACATTCGAGACTGCCGATCTCTCCGACGCTTTGATTGAAGAGCCGCCGGCGCCGGGATTTGTTTATGCGCCGGACATCTGGAATCGAATTATTTCCAGCGCCCACAAGTACGCCGAGCCGGGCATCGCGTTCATCGACGAAGTGAATCGCCACAATCACATGATGAATTCGATGGGCCCGATCATGGCGAGTAATCCCTGCGGCGAGCAGTTTCTGCACTTTGCGAACTCGTGCAACCTCGGCTCGATCGACGTCAACAAGTTTTACAATCGCGAAAATCGTGTGGATTGGGATCGGCTGGCGGAAGTCACGCACTGGACGACGCGTTTCCTCGACAACGTGATCGATACGTGCGCCTGGCCGCTTCCGGAAATCAACGATGTCGTGAAGCGCACGCGTCCGGTGGGCTTGGGCATCATGGGCTTTGCCGACCTCTGTTTGAATCTGAAGATCACTTACGGCTCGCCAGCCTCAATCGATCTAATGGATGAGGTAATGGGATTTATTAGAAAGGAAGCCTGGACTGAATCGATGCGTCTTGGCGCCGAACGCGGCGTCTTCCCCGAGCTCGAAGCGAATCGCGACGCTTACGCGAATTTCCTGTACAACGACATCGGCATCTCACGCGAAGTTCCGCTCACCCCGCGCAACTATGAAGTTACGACGATTGCTCCAACGGGCACGATTTCCCTGGTTGCCGAGACGTCGTCGGGTGTTGAACCCAACTTCTCATGGGCTTACGTGCGAAAGGACACTCTCGGCACGCGCACGTACGTTCATACGCTCGCCGCGCAAGCGCTGGGGATGGATGTAGATCAAACCGATCAGGCTTCGATCGATGCCGCCGCCGCTCACGTGGTTGAGCATGAGCACGAACTGCCCGGCTATTTCATTTCCGCGATGTCGATCAGCGCAGAGCAGCACGTGCACGTGCTCGCCGCCGCGCAGCGTAACGTCGACAACAGCGTGTCCAAGACCTGCAACGGCGCGGTGAACGACACGATTGAATCAGTCGATCATCTCTATCGTTTGGCCCGCCAGCTTGGCTGCAAAGCCGTGAGTTATTACCGCGACGGCTCGCGCGAGAACCAGGTGCTGACTTCGATGAAGACTGAAGCCAAGACCGAGTCGCCAACGATTGTTACAACTACGACGATTCTCGATCCGACTCCAGACTCCGCACTCCAGACTCCAGACTCTCCAGTTCTGACTGAAGGCAGGACCGAATCTGAGAACGAAGCTGCCGCGCGTCGTCTGGCGGAAGCTGAGGCTGCGGCGCGCAAGCAAGGCGCAATTCGTCTCGAGCGGCCGCGCGAACTGCGCGGTGCGACCTGGCGCATTCCGTTCGATGGACAGAACCTCTACGTTACGGTGAATCACGACGACGAGATGATTCAGGAAGTCTTTGCCACCGGCCCGATCAGTGGTGGCGTGGGCATGCTGGCTTCGAAGATGCTGCGTGGCGGATTCGACGCAGCGGAAGTCGCTTACAGCTTGAACAAAGTGACGGGCACGCACGCTGTCTGGTTCAACGAACGCCTGCTGACGTCACCCGAACAAGCCGTCGCCGAATGCATCATGATCACCAACCGGCGCTTGAAGGGCCATCCGGATTCAGCGCGTGCAATGAAGACTCAGCCTTCGCTTGGTACACAGTCCTCCGGACTGCCTTCTCAGTCCTCAGTCCTGAGTCCTCAGTCCTCGACGGACACCCGACATGTGGTCGGCGCGATCATGTCCACGATGATCAGCACCTGCCCCGAATGCCACGGCCAACTGGAGCATGCGAGCGGCTGTGATTTCTGTCGGGACTGTGGGTACAGCAAGTGTCGTTAG
- a CDS encoding zinc-ribbon domain containing protein — MSDSEVLATSDVQSSELHDENLKCVDCGESFLWTAGEQIFFHDKGLKNPPKRCKVCKQAKNERLAAVTASHTSGVRQRIEVTVVCAQCGQQTTVPFYPSQGRPVYCRACFLAGKAYSASA; from the coding sequence ATGTCAGACAGCGAAGTCCTCGCAACCAGCGACGTCCAGTCGTCTGAACTTCACGACGAGAACCTCAAGTGCGTCGACTGTGGTGAGAGCTTTCTGTGGACGGCCGGCGAACAGATCTTTTTTCACGACAAGGGACTGAAGAACCCGCCAAAGCGCTGCAAGGTTTGCAAGCAGGCAAAGAACGAGCGACTGGCGGCCGTCACCGCGTCCCACACTTCCGGGGTGCGCCAGCGTATCGAAGTCACGGTCGTCTGCGCGCAGTGCGGGCAACAAACGACAGTTCCCTTCTATCCTTCACAAGGACGTCCGGTTTATTGCCGCGCATGTTTCCTGGCCGGCAAGGCCTACAGCGCCAGCGCTTAG
- a CDS encoding PspA/IM30 family protein: MGLWTRLKRSMRALFGGAIERTEDPELILQQTIRDMRDRIPDLNNSVAQVMATEKLLAKNKERLEAQVVDLDSKIKASIKMSRDDIATAYIGQLQQAQVDLQKTVHQHEHAQLASKQALKARDNYMLQMQRRTAEAMQLINQSKQAKLQEQLAQTMASFQLGDDAGTFDEMRDKIDRRAAAAEAKMQLGTSSVDTQMQEIEREAMDMQLQDKLLSYKKEMGLLPAGTEAGSPQALPAQGETSRQP; the protein is encoded by the coding sequence ATGGGACTGTGGACGAGACTAAAACGTTCAATGCGCGCGCTGTTTGGCGGCGCGATCGAGAGGACTGAGGATCCGGAACTCATTCTCCAGCAGACAATCCGCGACATGCGGGATCGCATTCCCGATCTAAATAATTCCGTGGCGCAAGTGATGGCAACCGAAAAGCTGCTTGCCAAGAACAAAGAGCGGCTTGAGGCGCAGGTAGTCGATCTTGATTCGAAGATTAAGGCGTCGATCAAGATGAGCCGCGATGACATCGCCACGGCCTACATCGGGCAGCTTCAGCAGGCGCAGGTCGATTTGCAGAAGACCGTCCATCAGCATGAACACGCGCAACTCGCTTCGAAGCAGGCGCTCAAAGCCCGCGACAACTACATGCTCCAGATGCAACGGCGCACCGCCGAAGCGATGCAGCTAATCAATCAATCCAAGCAAGCCAAGTTGCAGGAACAGTTGGCACAGACGATGGCATCTTTCCAGCTTGGGGATGATGCCGGGACATTCGACGAGATGCGGGACAAGATTGACCGCCGTGCGGCTGCCGCTGAAGCCAAGATGCAGTTGGGCACATCATCGGTTGACACTCAAATGCAGGAGATCGAGCGCGAAGCAATGGACATGCAGTTGCAGGACAAGCTGCTCTCCTACAAGAAGGAGATGGGCTTGCTGCCGGCCGGAACTGAGGCAGGCTCGCCGCAGGCTTTGCCGGCGCAGGGCGAAACCAGTCGCCAGCCCTAA
- a CDS encoding AAA family ATPase — MGMRLSSLELNGFRGFSRKQFFDFDADAVILVAANGHGKTSIFDSVLWALTGRIPRLGEDDSRFVSLYSETGQARVELKLKESTTGESCTITRSYDGKQTRITARIADNLYHGPVAEAYLLSQIWPSAATAANAQDALAAVLTRSVYLQQDVIREFVEAASEVERFETLSELVGTGRITELQASLERAKKAWSTATNQRMEELKPVRERRALVDARISELTRRSSAATVAITDSTWQEWWEEVGRLGIETKRVEPSSREASFSIDAVINELTSRRRRSERRVQDLRSLYAESKRISDEPVPSLIELRKSTEAMLTRREKLKQDIAREQARLSDLRSQQAAVKEKGEQLKTLAVLALDNLGEVCPVCHQAYDQESTRERLTHLANQPFDIPVDKEPERLQQLLAEMSKTEQQLQQAETAVRSAERQVAEQEKMRELIGTQLKELAIDDYTDQTIQQALAQTEVRITEMSELQRRGESLATGLAQSSMLATLDEVRREAATLREEDEIGEKVIASRNRTGDLAQRVIEALREASLAVVERRLEGITPILQNVYSRIDPHPTFRLVRFTSRIYNKRGLLSTVINDPIESKECDAPAAVLSSSQINALAVSVFLSLNIGVGNLPVSVAMLDDPLQSLDDINLLGLVELLRRTKDQRQLIVSTHDERFGNLLSRKLRPVDKTTRTTVIELDGWSREGPRVSQRNVECDPVRLRLIAS, encoded by the coding sequence ATGGGCATGAGACTATCGTCACTTGAGCTCAATGGGTTTCGCGGCTTCTCGCGGAAACAATTCTTCGACTTTGATGCAGACGCCGTCATTCTGGTAGCAGCGAACGGCCATGGAAAAACATCTATTTTTGACAGCGTCCTGTGGGCATTGACCGGTCGAATTCCGCGACTCGGAGAAGACGATTCGCGTTTCGTGTCCTTATATTCTGAGACTGGTCAAGCACGAGTCGAGCTCAAACTTAAAGAATCGACCACTGGCGAATCCTGCACCATCACGCGTAGTTATGATGGAAAGCAAACGCGCATAACCGCCCGGATTGCTGACAATCTTTATCATGGTCCTGTAGCTGAGGCGTATCTCCTTAGCCAAATCTGGCCGAGCGCCGCAACGGCGGCCAACGCACAAGATGCCCTGGCAGCTGTCCTAACTCGCAGCGTTTATCTTCAGCAGGACGTTATACGAGAATTCGTTGAAGCCGCTTCCGAGGTAGAGAGGTTCGAAACCCTGAGTGAGTTGGTCGGAACTGGACGCATAACGGAATTGCAAGCAAGTCTCGAACGCGCGAAGAAAGCCTGGTCCACTGCAACGAACCAACGTATGGAGGAATTGAAGCCGGTACGAGAACGGCGGGCTTTAGTTGACGCACGCATTAGTGAATTGACGCGTCGATCATCTGCGGCCACGGTCGCGATAACCGATAGCACATGGCAAGAGTGGTGGGAAGAAGTGGGCCGCTTGGGTATTGAGACCAAGCGCGTTGAGCCGTCATCACGAGAGGCATCTTTTTCAATAGATGCGGTTATTAATGAGCTGACTTCTCGTCGCAGACGCAGTGAACGACGCGTTCAGGATCTCCGGTCGCTCTACGCTGAGAGCAAACGCATTAGCGACGAACCAGTACCGAGCCTAATCGAGTTGCGCAAATCAACTGAAGCAATGCTCACTCGTCGCGAAAAGTTGAAGCAGGACATCGCTAGAGAACAGGCTCGCTTGTCCGACCTCAGAAGCCAACAGGCTGCGGTGAAGGAGAAGGGAGAACAGCTCAAAACACTTGCCGTTCTCGCTCTAGATAATCTTGGTGAAGTTTGCCCAGTCTGCCATCAGGCTTACGATCAAGAATCAACAAGGGAACGCCTAACGCACCTCGCGAATCAGCCCTTTGACATACCAGTTGATAAGGAGCCGGAGAGACTCCAGCAATTATTGGCTGAGATGTCTAAAACTGAGCAGCAGCTTCAACAAGCCGAGACAGCCGTGAGATCAGCGGAACGGCAAGTTGCGGAACAAGAGAAGATGCGCGAACTGATTGGCACACAACTGAAAGAATTGGCGATCGATGACTACACCGATCAAACAATCCAACAAGCATTAGCCCAAACAGAAGTTAGAATCACTGAGATGTCTGAATTGCAACGTCGCGGCGAATCTTTGGCGACTGGTCTTGCCCAGTCCTCAATGCTGGCAACGTTGGACGAAGTCAGGCGAGAAGCGGCGACATTACGCGAGGAGGACGAAATAGGTGAAAAGGTAATCGCTAGTCGTAATAGGACCGGCGACTTAGCACAAAGAGTCATTGAAGCACTCCGCGAGGCTTCGTTAGCGGTTGTCGAAAGGCGCCTAGAAGGGATTACGCCAATCCTGCAGAATGTTTACTCGAGAATTGATCCGCACCCAACTTTTCGCCTCGTTAGGTTTACCTCACGTATCTACAACAAACGCGGCTTGCTATCAACTGTGATCAACGACCCCATTGAGTCTAAGGAGTGCGATGCGCCAGCTGCTGTGCTGTCCAGTTCTCAGATCAACGCATTAGCGGTATCCGTGTTCCTGTCGTTGAATATAGGCGTAGGAAATCTGCCGGTTTCCGTAGCCATGCTCGATGATCCTTTACAGAGCTTAGATGATATCAATCTGCTAGGTTTAGTCGAATTGCTTAGAAGAACAAAAGATCAGAGGCAGCTAATTGTATCGACACACGACGAGCGATTTGGAAACCTATTATCACGTAAGCTGAGACCGGTCGATAAAACGACACGCACGACCGTCATTGAACTAGACGGGTGGAGCCGTGAGGGACCTCGGGTGAGTCAGCGAAACGTTGAATGTGACCCCGTACGTTTGCGATTAATAGCCTCTTGA
- the purD gene encoding phosphoribosylamine--glycine ligase, with protein MRILVVGSGGREHALVWALKKTSTQPMEVFCAPGNAGIAEIAQCVAIGVTDVGALADFAHREQIDLTMVGPEASLAEGVVDEFERRGLRIVGPRRQAAQLETSKVFAKDFMQRHGIPTARYRVAASADEAIKILRSGEFGDESSPIVVKADGLAAGKGVVVARSRDEAEKALADLIALGSAAERILIEEVLTGPEASVLLFSDGKDFRLMPAARDHKRVGEGDTGPNTGGMGSITDASVIEYDVLKRVAREIIDPTLRGARAEGFPFRGILFIGLMLTSDGPRVLEYNVRFGDPETQAILIRLQTDLSAIFEAIVDQRLGELEVQWSNDSSACVVLAARGYPGKPETGTVIEGLERAAKHENVEIFHAATSRGSSAERLTAGGRVLGLTATGETLDAALARCYAAVGDIHWDGMHYRRDIGRPAAPNMAPGG; from the coding sequence ATGAGGATTCTGGTTGTCGGCTCAGGCGGGCGCGAGCACGCGCTGGTTTGGGCTCTTAAAAAGACGAGCACGCAGCCCATGGAAGTCTTCTGTGCGCCCGGCAACGCAGGGATCGCCGAGATTGCTCAATGCGTTGCGATTGGTGTAACGGATGTTGGCGCGCTCGCTGATTTTGCCCACCGCGAGCAGATCGACTTAACGATGGTCGGGCCGGAAGCGTCGCTCGCCGAAGGCGTCGTTGATGAATTCGAACGTCGCGGACTTCGGATCGTCGGCCCCCGCAGGCAGGCAGCGCAACTGGAAACCAGCAAAGTGTTTGCAAAAGACTTCATGCAGCGTCATGGAATTCCGACTGCGCGCTACCGCGTTGCAGCTTCTGCCGACGAGGCGATCAAGATTCTGAGAAGCGGCGAGTTCGGCGATGAAAGCTCACCCATCGTCGTGAAGGCCGACGGATTGGCTGCGGGGAAAGGAGTCGTCGTGGCTCGCTCGCGCGACGAAGCGGAAAAAGCCCTGGCTGACCTTATCGCGCTGGGTTCGGCAGCAGAGCGCATCCTCATTGAAGAAGTACTGACTGGCCCAGAAGCATCGGTCCTTCTGTTTTCCGACGGCAAGGACTTTCGGTTAATGCCCGCCGCGCGCGATCACAAGCGCGTTGGTGAAGGTGACACCGGACCGAACACCGGCGGCATGGGATCGATCACCGACGCAAGCGTTATCGAGTACGATGTTTTGAAGAGAGTCGCTCGCGAAATAATCGACCCGACGCTACGCGGCGCGCGTGCGGAAGGTTTTCCTTTCCGCGGGATTCTCTTCATCGGCCTGATGCTGACGAGCGACGGCCCGCGCGTATTGGAATACAACGTGCGCTTTGGCGATCCAGAGACGCAAGCGATTCTGATAAGGCTGCAAACTGATCTATCCGCCATTTTTGAGGCGATCGTTGATCAGCGTCTCGGCGAACTCGAGGTGCAATGGTCGAACGATTCGTCCGCCTGCGTCGTATTGGCGGCCCGGGGTTATCCCGGCAAACCTGAAACCGGGACCGTAATCGAAGGTCTCGAACGCGCTGCTAAACACGAGAACGTGGAGATCTTTCACGCGGCCACCTCCCGCGGATCAAGTGCCGAACGGCTGACGGCGGGTGGTCGCGTGCTTGGGTTGACGGCAACCGGTGAAACGCTCGACGCGGCATTGGCCCGCTGCTATGCCGCTGTGGGCGATATTCACTGGGACGGAATGCACTATCGCCGGGACATCGGCCGGCCGGCAGCACCCAACATGGCACCGGGCGGTTAA
- a CDS encoding site-specific integrase: protein MGSGIQVIRTYCPFWERTVYELWDGPHPVIAANNYLRSNLMLEDATLADKAYSLVPFFRFLERNGLNFFDFTEGTLKPFILHFRNELFWRVRQSETGIDNNPTRPLHYARASHMLGEVGFLCAWWGLIQSEACRHSYRTKSQWQNASKALPDYFNIGVPRGRRKLKFNHVFEPNEVEAIWSYLTSEARPKKPFILSEHPFGPKRGWSSRKSVNWKAAQQTYKDKRAWFHRQQMLWALMLGSGMRRSEVPLIMDEDIRFYGEDLWVCLRPRNETQRLGTAKTGPRTIFIGWDPRIIVAWQNWVRSRSLLIDKWKRSGNTSHHMFLTNRDGGPLTVNGLDSLFESLNTRFPIFGGEFTEEQFTAHPHAVRHTVESLFEDWGVPRDIRQRHLGHKKPETTDLYGKVYRRRYVDFLSKLESTRTAEMTKAYSDNLV, encoded by the coding sequence ATGGGTTCAGGAATTCAAGTAATTCGCACCTACTGTCCGTTCTGGGAAAGAACTGTTTACGAACTATGGGATGGACCTCATCCGGTAATTGCTGCGAACAATTATCTCAGATCAAATCTGATGTTAGAGGATGCTACGCTTGCCGACAAAGCGTACTCCTTGGTTCCATTCTTCCGATTTCTCGAGCGCAACGGACTCAATTTTTTCGATTTTACCGAAGGAACGCTCAAGCCATTCATTCTGCATTTTCGAAATGAGTTGTTCTGGCGCGTAAGACAGTCAGAAACCGGAATAGACAATAACCCAACTCGGCCGCTCCATTACGCGCGTGCGTCACACATGCTAGGAGAGGTTGGCTTTCTTTGTGCCTGGTGGGGCCTTATTCAGTCGGAAGCGTGCCGACACAGTTACAGAACCAAGTCGCAGTGGCAAAACGCATCGAAAGCCCTGCCCGATTACTTCAATATCGGTGTTCCGCGCGGGCGGCGAAAACTGAAATTCAACCACGTATTCGAGCCGAACGAAGTCGAAGCCATATGGAGTTACCTGACCTCTGAAGCACGTCCTAAGAAGCCTTTTATTCTCTCGGAGCATCCCTTTGGACCCAAGCGTGGTTGGTCATCGCGGAAGAGTGTCAATTGGAAAGCTGCCCAACAAACTTACAAAGATAAACGCGCGTGGTTTCACCGGCAACAGATGTTGTGGGCTTTGATGCTCGGATCTGGCATGCGCCGCAGCGAAGTTCCGCTAATCATGGATGAGGACATACGCTTTTACGGTGAGGACCTTTGGGTTTGTTTGAGACCAAGGAATGAGACCCAGAGGCTTGGCACAGCAAAGACTGGCCCTCGCACGATTTTCATCGGTTGGGATCCGAGAATAATTGTCGCTTGGCAAAACTGGGTGCGAAGTCGTTCGCTGTTAATCGATAAGTGGAAACGGTCAGGCAACACGTCCCATCACATGTTCTTAACAAACCGTGATGGTGGACCGCTGACCGTGAACGGGTTGGATAGCCTATTTGAAAGCCTAAACACAAGGTTTCCGATCTTTGGTGGAGAATTCACGGAGGAGCAATTCACCGCACATCCACATGCAGTTCGTCACACGGTTGAGTCCCTCTTCGAGGATTGGGGGGTTCCCCGGGACATACGACAACGACATCTTGGTCACAAAAAACCAGAAACCACAGATTTGTACGGAAAAGTATACAGGAGACGCTACGTCGATTTTCTCTCAAAGCTGGAAAGCACCCGAACTGCCGAAATGACAAAAGCTTACAGTGACAACCTAGTGTGA